In Desulfobaccales bacterium, one DNA window encodes the following:
- the mnmA gene encoding tRNA 2-thiouridine(34) synthase MnmA produces MSEAVAVAFSGGVDSALAAHLLREQGFEVLAVHLRLMAATEGARRAAQLAQALGLPFVEVDLRPEFEALVVQQFVRSYARGLTPNPCVRCNAVIKFGVLWERMQAWGARYLATGHYVRRLPAPEGGFGLWRGMDRSKDQSYFLQRLPREILPRVLFPLGELTKEEVRRRFQALGLPAMDLPPESQEVCFIPPEGYREFLRRAGVAAPPGEIVDLQGRYLGRHQGLIHYTVGQRRGLGVAAREPLYVLKLCPETNRVVVGPKAALLAPGLRAVAPNWLWEPPGEEFEATAVIRYRHPGVQALIRQESDGRLTVVFAQPQGAVAPGQAVAFYEGDRLLGGAWIEAPLARDD; encoded by the coding sequence ATGTCTGAGGCGGTGGCCGTCGCCTTCAGCGGCGGGGTGGACAGCGCCCTGGCCGCCCACCTGCTCCGGGAGCAGGGCTTTGAGGTCCTGGCGGTGCACCTCCGGCTGATGGCGGCCACCGAAGGTGCCCGGCGGGCGGCGCAGTTGGCCCAGGCCCTGGGACTGCCCTTCGTGGAGGTGGACCTCCGCCCGGAGTTTGAGGCCCTGGTGGTGCAGCAGTTTGTCCGGAGCTATGCCCGGGGACTGACGCCCAACCCGTGCGTACGGTGCAACGCGGTGATCAAGTTCGGGGTCCTGTGGGAGAGAATGCAGGCTTGGGGCGCCCGCTATCTGGCCACCGGCCATTATGTCCGGCGGCTGCCCGCCCCGGAGGGGGGCTTCGGCCTCTGGCGGGGTATGGATCGCAGCAAGGACCAGTCCTACTTCCTGCAGCGCCTGCCCCGGGAGATTTTGCCCCGGGTGCTCTTTCCGTTAGGGGAGCTCACCAAGGAGGAGGTGCGTCGCCGGTTTCAGGCGCTGGGGCTGCCAGCCATGGATCTCCCCCCGGAGAGCCAGGAGGTCTGCTTCATCCCGCCGGAGGGCTACCGGGAGTTTTTGCGCCGGGCCGGGGTGGCGGCGCCACCGGGGGAGATAGTGGACCTCCAGGGGCGCTATTTAGGCCGGCACCAAGGCCTGATCCATTACACCGTGGGGCAGCGCCGGGGGCTGGGAGTGGCGGCCCGGGAGCCTCTTTACGTCCTTAAGCTCTGCCCGGAGACCAACCGGGTGGTGGTGGGCCCCAAGGCGGCGCTCCTCGCTCCGGGCCTGAGGGCAGTGGCGCCGAATTGGCTCTGGGAGCCGCCGGGTGAGGAGTTCGAAGCCACCGCGGTGATCCGTTACCGCCATCCAGGGGTGCAGGCCCTCATCCGGCAGGAGAGCGATGGCCGCCTGACCGTGGTCTTTGCCCAGCCCCAGGGGGCGGTGGCTCCGGGGCAGGCGGTGGCCTTCTATGAGGGGGACCGGCTCCTGGGTGGCGCCTGGATCGAAGCCCCGTTGGCCAGGGATGATTGA
- a CDS encoding PilZ domain-containing protein gives MPCGPVCSLPQEMLTPPQEERRRFQRLRVSLPLTFRLQGADGQGPVQGRGVLRDVSLSGAYFLTDAPCTFSPDLMVELSILCHVPSLDRTHTQHLYARGRVVRLEDPQAPGGALGVAVTFLESPSFSPPPAAEMFKK, from the coding sequence ATGCCGTGCGGCCCGGTCTGTTCTCTGCCTCAGGAAATGCTGACGCCCCCCCAGGAGGAGCGGCGTCGGTTCCAGCGCCTGCGGGTCAGTCTGCCGTTGACCTTCCGTCTCCAGGGTGCTGATGGCCAAGGCCCTGTGCAAGGCCGGGGGGTGTTGCGGGATGTCAGCCTGAGCGGTGCCTATTTCCTCACCGACGCGCCTTGTACTTTCTCACCGGACCTGATGGTGGAGCTCTCCATTCTCTGTCATGTCCCCAGCCTGGACCGGACCCACACCCAGCACCTGTATGCCCGGGGCCGGGTGGTGCGCCTGGAAGATCCTCAGGCCCCCGGGGGTGCCTTGGGGGTGGCCGTCACCTTCCTGGAGAGCCCCTCCTTTTCGCCTCCCCCCGCCGCAGAAATGTTTAAAAAATAG
- a CDS encoding ParA family protein translates to MSHVVAVINQKGGTGKTTTTINLGAGLAYRGHRTLLVDLDPQAHTTIGIGVDPDESRECMAEVFTIPRKPIRDVIVETYIPWLFLAPAHIRLARAAEAAYSRVFKEAILAHSLKSVDFDFIIIDCPPSLGVLTTNSLFACDFIIIPCQISRYSLDGLADLLQTIETVKDLSSQELFEGDHFRILLTMYDRRNRVTNEYILEQLKPYRERTFATLIMKNEALNQAQIAQKSIFDYDPKSSGALDYQRLTDEFLALCQKRNSLPERPPSWQSCN, encoded by the coding sequence ATGTCACACGTCGTCGCCGTCATCAATCAAAAAGGGGGCACCGGCAAGACCACCACCACCATCAACCTGGGTGCCGGTTTGGCCTATCGCGGGCACCGCACCCTGCTGGTGGACTTGGACCCCCAGGCCCATACCACCATCGGCATCGGGGTGGATCCGGACGAATCCCGGGAGTGCATGGCCGAAGTCTTTACCATACCCCGCAAGCCCATCCGGGATGTCATCGTGGAGACCTACATCCCCTGGCTTTTCTTGGCCCCGGCCCACATCCGCCTGGCCCGGGCCGCGGAAGCCGCCTACAGCCGGGTCTTCAAGGAGGCCATCCTGGCCCACTCCCTGAAATCCGTGGATTTCGACTTCATCATCATCGACTGCCCCCCGTCTTTGGGGGTGCTCACCACCAACTCCCTCTTCGCCTGCGATTTCATCATCATCCCCTGCCAGATCTCCCGGTATTCCCTGGACGGCCTGGCGGACCTGCTCCAGACCATCGAGACCGTCAAGGACCTCTCCTCCCAGGAGCTCTTTGAGGGGGACCACTTCCGCATCCTTCTCACCATGTACGACCGGCGCAACCGGGTGACCAACGAATACATCCTGGAGCAGCTTAAGCCTTACCGGGAGCGCACCTTCGCCACCCTGATCATGAAAAACGAGGCCCTCAATCAGGCCCAGATCGCCCAGAAGTCGATTTTCGACTACGACCCCAAGAGTTCCGGCGCCCTGGATTACCAGCGCCTGACGGACGAATTTCTCGCCTTATGTCAAAAAAGAAACAGCTTACCGGAAAGGCCACCAAGCTGGCAAAGCTGCAACTGA
- a CDS encoding SagB/ThcOx family dehydrogenase, whose amino-acid sequence MQGWGTAMFLFGLMLFSGTAGAAEIRLPPPAFKGQVSVEETLKARRTVRHFARRSLTLAQVGQLLWATDGVSDPRGFRTAPSAGATFPLELYLVAGERGVEGLPAGVYRYLPGSHALALVTPGDLRVAVARASLNQGWMAEAPVMVVIAADYRRCTARYGQRGIRYTHMEVGHAGQNLFLQAEALGLGAGIVGAFEDQALAGLLKLPKEHEPLIIMPVGYK is encoded by the coding sequence ATGCAAGGGTGGGGAACTGCCATGTTTTTGTTCGGCCTGATGTTATTCTCCGGGACCGCCGGAGCCGCCGAGATCCGGCTGCCGCCGCCGGCGTTCAAGGGCCAGGTGTCGGTGGAGGAGACCCTCAAGGCCCGGCGCACGGTGCGCCACTTTGCCCGCCGCAGCCTGACGTTGGCCCAGGTGGGCCAGCTCTTGTGGGCCACCGACGGGGTGAGCGATCCCCGGGGCTTTCGCACCGCACCCTCCGCCGGGGCCACTTTTCCCCTGGAACTCTACCTGGTGGCCGGGGAGCGGGGGGTGGAGGGGCTGCCCGCCGGGGTCTACCGGTATCTCCCCGGTTCCCATGCCCTGGCGCTGGTGACGCCGGGGGATCTGCGGGTGGCGGTGGCCCGGGCTTCCCTTAACCAAGGCTGGATGGCGGAGGCGCCGGTGATGGTGGTCATCGCTGCGGACTACCGGCGCTGCACCGCCCGCTATGGCCAGCGGGGCATCCGCTACACCCACATGGAAGTGGGCCATGCCGGCCAGAACCTCTTTTTGCAGGCCGAGGCCCTGGGGCTGGGGGCCGGAATTGTGGGGGCCTTTGAGGACCAGGCCCTGGCTGGCCTCCTCAAACTCCCTAAGGAGCACGAACCCCTGATCATCATGCCGGTGGGTTATAAATAA
- a CDS encoding FtsX-like permease family protein has translation MRLWLFRLPLRHLTEFPGRTLLGIFGIALGTAVYLGIALAGESALESFRRSVSAVSGRAEWRLRAPGAPLPEELFLTVRRLPEVKAAAPVVESVLELEGPGSEPVLLLGVDPFAEAAFREYEFDGTGGTAAFEDFLSRPGTCFVSEPLARRLGLGRGANLKVTAGARVAELVVVGIFRAPEGLYPLEGAVLLMDVAGAQELLGRLGHLDYIDVIGRLPGEETAAALRKVLPPGVEVSWPGAQSRQMEGLVASYRLNLQVLSAIALFVGMFLIYQSVTLSVVRRRREIGLLRTLGLGARQVLTLFVAEGIFTGLVGGFIGLFLGLILAQGALGLVTDTLTSLYTPVAARHLSISPALLLQAWALAVVATLAAALVPAVEAARTRVRAVWFREELEEVLSRRAWRLAGGGAAALLTAGALAALEARAVPIPGFIAAFLILLAFALFTPAAALLLGRGLGPGLRRLAGVAGELGCRYLSGSLSRSAVSIAALACALGMLIAVAVMIGSFRETVNLWISRSISGDIFFGPAVFSTAAYDRFLPPEIVAELKKDPEVKDIYLYRCVRLPFRDRFVLVIGGSFDILARYGGMWFRQGDSVKILQEMAARSKDEASGPGEPGEVIISEPLAETFGWREGQVVELPSPSGPRQVRIRGVFYDFRTDGPSIWMDLRQFRRYWRDEHLNAVRLYLRDPGRVREMQASLQARYGGRYRLLALSHQDLRRGILEIFDRTFAVTYALEGVAVLVAVFGIITTFLVLIIDRERDLALLQAIGASRRQIVGMVLVESGLASFLSFLLGAGAGSVLSLLLILVINKQAFGWTIRFFFTPGIYLQSLVLVVALGLMAGAIPAWRAVRPHLADILKEE, from the coding sequence ATGAGGCTCTGGCTCTTTCGCCTGCCGCTTCGGCACCTCACGGAATTCCCGGGCCGCACCCTCCTGGGAATCTTCGGCATCGCTCTGGGCACTGCGGTCTATCTGGGCATCGCCCTGGCGGGGGAAAGCGCCCTGGAGAGTTTCCGGCGCTCCGTCAGCGCGGTCTCCGGCCGGGCCGAATGGCGTCTCCGCGCCCCGGGCGCGCCTCTTCCTGAGGAGCTCTTCCTCACAGTGCGGCGCCTGCCCGAGGTAAAAGCCGCGGCGCCGGTGGTGGAAAGCGTCCTGGAGCTGGAGGGGCCGGGCTCCGAGCCGGTCCTGCTTTTGGGGGTGGACCCCTTTGCAGAGGCGGCCTTCCGGGAGTATGAATTCGATGGCACCGGCGGCACGGCAGCCTTTGAGGACTTTCTCAGCCGGCCCGGCACCTGTTTTGTGAGCGAGCCCCTGGCCCGGCGCCTGGGCCTTGGGAGGGGGGCCAACCTGAAGGTGACCGCCGGGGCCCGGGTGGCGGAGCTTGTGGTGGTGGGGATTTTTCGAGCCCCTGAGGGGCTGTATCCCCTGGAGGGTGCGGTCCTCCTCATGGATGTGGCCGGGGCCCAGGAGCTGTTGGGTCGGCTGGGCCACCTGGACTACATCGATGTCATCGGCCGCCTTCCGGGGGAGGAGACCGCCGCCGCCCTGAGAAAGGTGCTGCCGCCGGGGGTGGAGGTGAGCTGGCCGGGGGCCCAGTCCCGGCAGATGGAGGGGCTGGTGGCCTCTTACCGCCTCAACCTCCAGGTCTTGAGCGCCATTGCCCTGTTTGTGGGCATGTTCCTCATCTACCAGTCCGTCACCCTGTCGGTGGTGCGGCGCCGCCGGGAGATCGGGTTGCTACGCACCCTGGGCCTGGGGGCCCGGCAGGTGCTCACCCTGTTTGTGGCCGAAGGCATCTTCACCGGCCTGGTGGGGGGCTTTATCGGGCTTTTTTTGGGGCTCATTTTGGCCCAGGGGGCGCTGGGACTGGTGACCGACACCCTCACCTCCCTTTACACCCCGGTGGCGGCCCGGCATCTCAGCATCTCCCCGGCCCTGCTCCTGCAAGCCTGGGCGTTGGCGGTAGTGGCCACCCTGGCGGCGGCCCTGGTGCCCGCCGTGGAGGCGGCCCGGACCCGGGTCAGGGCGGTGTGGTTCCGGGAGGAGCTGGAGGAGGTGCTCAGCCGGCGGGCCTGGCGGCTGGCGGGCGGGGGCGCGGCGGCCCTGCTCACCGCCGGTGCCCTGGCGGCCCTGGAAGCCCGGGCGGTGCCCATCCCCGGGTTTATCGCCGCCTTCCTCATCCTTCTCGCCTTTGCCCTCTTTACCCCCGCCGCCGCCCTGCTCCTGGGCCGGGGCTTGGGGCCGGGGTTGAGAAGGCTCGCAGGGGTGGCCGGGGAGCTGGGCTGCCGGTATCTCTCCGGCTCGCTCTCCCGGAGCGCCGTGTCCATTGCCGCCCTGGCCTGCGCCCTGGGGATGCTCATCGCGGTGGCGGTGATGATCGGCTCCTTTCGGGAGACGGTGAACCTGTGGATCAGCCGCTCCATCAGCGGCGATATCTTCTTCGGCCCGGCGGTCTTCTCCACTGCGGCCTACGACCGGTTTCTCCCCCCGGAGATCGTGGCGGAGCTCAAGAAAGATCCGGAGGTCAAGGATATCTACCTCTACCGCTGCGTCCGCCTGCCTTTCCGGGACCGCTTCGTGCTGGTCATCGGCGGCAGCTTCGACATCCTGGCCAGGTACGGGGGCATGTGGTTCCGCCAGGGGGACAGCGTGAAGATATTGCAGGAAATGGCCGCCCGGTCAAAGGACGAGGCCTCCGGGCCCGGAGAACCCGGCGAGGTTATCATTTCCGAGCCCCTGGCGGAGACCTTCGGCTGGCGGGAAGGGCAGGTGGTGGAGCTGCCATCGCCCTCCGGCCCCCGGCAGGTGCGGATCCGCGGGGTCTTTTACGACTTCCGCACCGACGGGCCCAGCATCTGGATGGACCTGCGCCAGTTCCGGCGCTACTGGCGGGACGAGCATCTCAACGCCGTGCGCCTCTATCTCAGAGATCCCGGCCGGGTGCGGGAAATGCAGGCCTCCCTGCAGGCCCGTTACGGCGGCCGCTACCGGCTCCTGGCCCTGTCCCACCAGGATCTGCGGCGCGGCATTCTGGAGATCTTCGACCGCACCTTTGCCGTCACCTACGCCCTGGAGGGGGTGGCGGTGTTGGTGGCGGTCTTCGGCATCATCACCACCTTTCTCGTGCTCATCATCGACCGGGAGCGGGACCTGGCCCTCCTCCAGGCTATCGGGGCCTCCCGGCGCCAGATCGTGGGCATGGTCCTGGTGGAATCGGGGCTGGCCAGCTTCCTGAGCTTCTTACTGGGCGCCGGGGCCGGCTCGGTCCTGTCGCTCCTCCTCATCCTGGTCATCAACAAGCAGGCCTTCGGCTGGACCATCCGGTTCTTTTTCACTCCCGGGATTTATCTCCAAAGCCTGGTGCTGGTGGTGGCCCTGGGACTGATGGCCGGGGCCATACCGGCCTGGCGGGCGGTCAGACCTCACCTGGCGGATATTCTGAAGGAAGAGTAG
- a CDS encoding ABC transporter ATP-binding protein → MIELSGVSKTYRRGEVEIVALRQVDLQVAAGEFLAITGKSGCGKSTLLHLIGGLEAPSQGRVVVAGRDLATLHEQELTLFRRDYVGVVFQAFNLLPLLTLEENVALPRVLQGVSYAQAAAEARQWLARVGLSDRATHKPHQVSGGEMQRAALARALINRPAMLLADEPTGNLDHATSRQVMELFAALHREQGQTIIMVTHAPEAAAFAQREVRLRDGRVVA, encoded by the coding sequence ATGATTGAACTGTCCGGAGTGAGCAAGACCTATCGGCGGGGGGAGGTGGAGATCGTCGCCCTGCGCCAGGTGGACCTGCAAGTGGCGGCAGGGGAATTTCTGGCCATCACCGGCAAGAGCGGCTGTGGCAAGAGCACCCTGTTGCACCTCATCGGCGGTTTGGAGGCCCCCAGCCAGGGGCGGGTGGTGGTGGCGGGACGGGATCTGGCCACCCTGCACGAGCAGGAACTCACCCTCTTCCGCCGGGACTATGTGGGGGTGGTCTTCCAGGCCTTCAACCTCCTGCCCTTGCTCACCCTGGAGGAAAATGTGGCCCTCCCCCGGGTGCTCCAGGGGGTCTCTTATGCCCAGGCGGCGGCGGAAGCCCGCCAGTGGCTGGCCCGGGTGGGCCTGAGCGACCGGGCCACGCACAAGCCCCATCAGGTCTCCGGGGGGGAGATGCAGCGGGCCGCCTTGGCCCGGGCCCTCATCAACCGGCCGGCGATGCTCCTGGCGGATGAGCCCACCGGCAACCTGGATCACGCCACCAGCCGGCAGGTGATGGAGCTCTTTGCGGCGCTGCACCGGGAGCAGGGCCAGACCATCATCATGGTGACCCATGCCCCGGAAGCGGCGGCCTTTGCCCAACGGGAGGTGCGCCTCCGGGATGGGCGGGTGGTGGCATGA
- a CDS encoding ThiF family adenylyltransferase: protein MANNLSPAEVTRYSYQIALREWGREAQERLKASRVLIAGAGGLGSAVALHLLATGVGALRLVDDSRITLADLNLSPLYRERDLGKTKVATAERRLKEVNPFVTVEAQAKTVTETNLRRLTSGCALLIDAMPDRTVGPLLNQAAIRHRLPLIHAWVGAMDGHITTFWPGVGPCYTCALKEPPPPPEAALMGPLPGIMGALLAWEALRILGGLGPALLGRLLVFKGRWFHFREETLRPQPSCPQCWHLWS from the coding sequence ATGGCGAATAATCTGAGCCCGGCGGAAGTCACCCGTTATTCGTATCAGATCGCGTTGCGGGAGTGGGGCCGGGAGGCCCAGGAACGGCTCAAGGCCTCCCGGGTGCTCATTGCCGGGGCCGGCGGCCTGGGAAGCGCCGTGGCCCTGCACCTTTTGGCCACCGGGGTGGGAGCCCTGAGGCTGGTGGACGACTCCCGCATCACCCTGGCCGACCTCAACTTGAGCCCTCTCTACCGGGAACGGGACCTGGGCAAGACCAAAGTGGCCACTGCGGAGCGGCGCCTGAAAGAGGTCAACCCCTTCGTCACCGTGGAGGCCCAGGCCAAGACGGTGACGGAGACCAATCTGAGGCGCCTCACTTCGGGCTGCGCCCTCCTCATTGACGCCATGCCGGACCGGACAGTGGGGCCGCTTCTCAACCAGGCCGCTATCCGCCACCGGCTGCCCCTCATCCATGCCTGGGTGGGGGCCATGGACGGCCATATCACCACCTTCTGGCCCGGCGTCGGCCCCTGCTACACCTGCGCCCTGAAGGAGCCCCCGCCGCCTCCGGAGGCCGCCCTGATGGGGCCCCTGCCGGGGATCATGGGGGCGCTTTTGGCCTGGGAGGCCCTGCGCATCTTAGGCGGCTTGGGGCCCGCCTTGTTGGGGCGCCTCCTGGTCTTCAAAGGCCGCTGGTTCCACTTCCGGGAGGAGACCCTGCGCCCCCAGCCGTCCTGCCCCCAGTGCTGGCATCTGTGGTCCTGA
- a CDS encoding flagellin, producing MSLVINHNLMAMGAARHLSATYGRLSQSVARLASGLRINSAADDAAGLAIREMMRTDIRVLQQGVRNANDAISLIQTADGALSVIDEKLTRMKELAEQAATGTYTDVQRLIMDSEYQAMASEISRIANATDFNGVKLLDGSLSGTGLAGGPGQQLKIHFGTGNSSAEDYYYIRINAATASAFGLGNNARVGPGYTISTQSAAQAALEAIDLAVTSKDTIRAALGAVANRLANTITNLTIQAENLQAAESRISDVNVATEMTEFVRNQILTQAAVAMLAQANALPQLALQLIRG from the coding sequence ATGTCACTGGTCATCAATCACAATCTCATGGCCATGGGCGCGGCCCGGCATTTGAGCGCCACCTATGGCCGCCTGTCCCAGTCCGTGGCCCGGCTGGCCTCGGGCCTGCGCATCAACTCCGCCGCCGACGACGCCGCCGGCTTGGCCATCCGGGAGATGATGCGCACCGACATCCGGGTCCTGCAGCAGGGGGTGCGCAACGCCAATGACGCCATCTCCCTCATCCAGACCGCCGACGGCGCCTTGTCCGTCATTGATGAGAAACTCACCCGCATGAAGGAGTTGGCGGAACAGGCGGCCACCGGCACCTATACCGACGTCCAGCGCCTCATCATGGACAGCGAATATCAGGCCATGGCCTCGGAGATCTCCCGCATTGCCAATGCCACCGACTTCAACGGGGTCAAACTCCTGGACGGCAGCCTCTCCGGCACCGGTCTGGCGGGTGGCCCCGGTCAGCAACTGAAGATTCATTTCGGCACCGGGAACAGCTCTGCGGAAGATTACTACTATATCCGCATCAATGCGGCCACCGCCTCCGCCTTTGGCCTGGGGAACAACGCCCGGGTGGGGCCCGGCTACACCATCAGCACCCAGTCTGCGGCCCAGGCGGCTTTGGAGGCCATCGATCTGGCGGTGACCAGCAAGGATACCATCCGGGCGGCCTTGGGCGCGGTGGCCAACCGCCTGGCCAACACCATCACCAACCTCACCATCCAGGCGGAGAACCTGCAGGCGGCGGAATCCCGCATTTCGGACGTCAACGTGGCCACGGAAATGACGGAATTCGTGCGCAACCAGATCCTGACCCAGGCGGCGGTGGCCATGCTGGCCCAGGCCAATGCCCTGCCGCAGCTGGCCCTGCAACTGATCCGCGGCTAG
- a CDS encoding MerR family transcriptional regulator produces MQADQLSSTLMLTIDQVSQLTGVRKSTLRYWEKAFEPYLRPARTHSNRREYTLEDVDRIKLIRHLLEEEHLTPAGVRMRLAQMHQEASAAG; encoded by the coding sequence ATGCAGGCAGATCAGCTCTCGAGCACCCTGATGCTCACCATCGACCAGGTCTCCCAGCTCACCGGGGTGCGCAAATCCACCCTGCGTTACTGGGAAAAGGCCTTCGAGCCTTACCTGCGGCCGGCCCGGACCCATTCCAACCGCCGGGAATACACCCTGGAGGATGTGGACCGCATCAAACTCATCCGGCACCTTTTGGAGGAGGAGCACCTCACCCCCGCCGGCGTGCGCATGCGCCTGGCCCAGATGCACCAGGAAGCCTCCGCCGCCGGGTGA